The proteins below are encoded in one region of Geomonas ferrireducens:
- a CDS encoding sll1863 family stress response protein, whose translation MDKQREYVEKLSAQMVEWDNQIDRLKDKVAGATADTKSDYYQAITALQNKRDEASERLQKVAVASDDEWEDLKAGVDQVLGEVKTILHDAIMKIK comes from the coding sequence ATGGACAAGCAGAGAGAGTACGTCGAAAAACTCTCGGCGCAGATGGTGGAATGGGACAACCAGATCGACCGGCTAAAGGACAAGGTCGCGGGCGCCACCGCCGACACCAAGTCGGATTACTATCAAGCCATCACGGCCTTGCAGAACAAGCGGGATGAGGCGAGTGAACGGTTGCAGAAGGTAGCGGTCGCAAGCGACGACGAATGGGAGGATCTGAAAGCGGGGGTGGATCAGGTGCTGGGTGAGGTCAAAACCATCCTGCATGATGCCATCATGAAGATAAAATGA
- a CDS encoding response regulator → MNPSNQAAQQSKGSSRKKLGEIFVEQGILSALTVARLVAYARKKGKRFGTVLEELELVTPDELAEALARQHNLKFLGDFHRHRFSDELLRMVPSKVAMANLVFPLKLQGNRLAIATSDPTLRDVLQAIEKEHSVTVMPYVSTRREIMTAIKLHYLKSTPAEAQDRKSVLVVDDDKAVSSFISASLRRKGYHAVCAGDGMEAFREIMSNRFDLVITDKEMPKLNGYAVLESLRTFPETEKIPVILITSTATVDEEATALKRGFFDFIPKPLREATLAVKVERALAMAEAY, encoded by the coding sequence ATGAACCCATCGAATCAGGCGGCACAGCAAAGCAAGGGGAGCTCCAGGAAGAAGCTGGGCGAAATTTTCGTGGAGCAGGGGATACTATCCGCCCTGACGGTGGCAAGGCTCGTTGCGTACGCCCGCAAGAAGGGAAAACGATTCGGGACGGTACTCGAAGAACTGGAACTGGTGACGCCTGACGAACTGGCCGAGGCCCTTGCGCGGCAGCACAACCTGAAGTTCCTTGGCGACTTTCACCGCCACAGGTTTTCCGACGAACTGCTCAGGATGGTTCCTTCCAAGGTGGCCATGGCGAACCTCGTCTTCCCGCTGAAGCTGCAGGGGAACAGGCTTGCCATTGCGACCAGCGACCCCACCCTGCGCGATGTGCTGCAGGCCATCGAGAAAGAGCACAGCGTGACGGTAATGCCGTACGTCTCCACGCGGCGGGAGATCATGACCGCCATCAAGCTGCACTACCTGAAATCGACCCCGGCCGAAGCCCAAGACAGGAAATCCGTGCTCGTCGTCGATGACGACAAGGCGGTGAGCAGCTTCATCTCCGCATCGCTCAGGCGTAAGGGTTATCACGCCGTATGCGCCGGCGACGGCATGGAAGCCTTCCGTGAAATCATGTCGAACCGTTTCGACCTGGTCATCACCGACAAGGAGATGCCCAAGCTGAACGGTTACGCCGTCCTGGAGAGCCTGCGCACCTTCCCCGAAACGGAGAAGATTCCCGTGATACTGATCACCTCCACCGCCACGGTGGATGAGGAGGCTACCGCGCTCAAACGCGGCTTTTTCGACTTCATCCCGAAGCCCCTGCGCGAAGCCACCCTCGCCGTCAAAGTCGAGCGTGCCCTCGCCATGGCCGAGGCGTATTGA
- a CDS encoding 4Fe-4S dicluster domain-containing protein — MQKLIRIEPSKCIGCKSCEMACSFRHRGEFAPSKSRIINEVFMEEAQFITVTCMQCNEPWCMKACPKGAIEKDMASGIVTVDEMKCVGCRTCVSACPFGMIRYLDETGKADKCNLCGPDFPECVAFCPTHCLQYSEEDLPLREKVLRFARTMKDGQGEV, encoded by the coding sequence ATGCAAAAGCTGATTCGCATCGAGCCGTCCAAGTGCATCGGCTGCAAGAGCTGCGAGATGGCCTGTTCCTTCAGGCACCGCGGCGAATTCGCTCCGAGCAAGTCCCGCATCATCAACGAAGTGTTCATGGAGGAAGCCCAGTTCATCACGGTGACCTGCATGCAGTGCAACGAGCCGTGGTGTATGAAGGCGTGCCCGAAGGGTGCCATAGAGAAGGACATGGCGTCGGGCATCGTCACCGTGGACGAGATGAAGTGCGTAGGGTGCAGAACATGCGTCAGCGCCTGCCCCTTCGGGATGATCCGGTACCTGGACGAGACCGGCAAGGCGGACAAGTGTAACCTCTGCGGCCCGGACTTCCCCGAGTGCGTCGCCTTCTGCCCGACCCATTGCCTGCAGTACTCCGAGGAGGATCTGCCGCTGAGGGAGAAGGTGCTGCGATTTGCGAGAACGATGAAAGACGGCCAGGGGGAGGTGTGA
- a CDS encoding aldehyde ferredoxin oxidoreductase family protein has protein sequence MGNGWHGKVLRVNLTDKSCTVEPLNMEWAAAFIGGRGLASKYLTSEVDATVDPFSTENKLILATGPLTGTYGAANGRYMVVTKSPLTGTIACSNSGGYFPCELKYAGYDLVIIEGKADSPVYLKLKNGEAELADAGHLWGKTTAETEDAIRAEFHGDAKVACIGPAGESLVRYACIVNDKHRAAGRSGVGAVMGSKNLKAVAVRGTGGVATADNAAFRAAARDTLKMLRQHPVTSEGLPALGTAVLVNIINQSGGLPTRNSQCGTFDKAEEISGERLAQTYLKRNKGCMGCVIACGRVTRLADPRFSGAGEGPEYETLWSLGAACGVSDLAAIVHANYLCDEYGMDTITMGSTVACAMELYERGLLADADTGMPLKFGDADAMVRLVEMTGKGEGFGVRAGLGSYRLAESCGAPELSMSVKKQEFPAYDGRAIQGMGLEYATSNRGACHVRGYLVSPEILGVPEKLDPEAVAGKAVWAKAFQDVTAVVDSAGVCLFTTFGIGIPQVTRLFNAATGNGYSDEQMMEIGDRIYTLERLFNLKAGIDPSQDTLPKRILEEPLPDGPMKGAVSHLPEMLAEYYDVRGWEKGIPMAEKVKSLGLA, from the coding sequence ATGGGAAACGGCTGGCATGGCAAAGTGCTGCGTGTGAATCTGACCGACAAGAGCTGTACCGTTGAGCCGCTCAACATGGAGTGGGCGGCCGCCTTCATCGGGGGGCGCGGACTCGCTTCCAAATACCTGACGAGCGAGGTCGATGCGACCGTCGACCCATTTTCCACAGAGAACAAGCTGATCCTCGCCACCGGTCCGCTCACCGGGACCTACGGCGCCGCGAACGGAAGGTACATGGTGGTGACCAAGTCGCCGCTCACCGGGACCATCGCCTGTTCAAACTCGGGGGGGTACTTCCCCTGCGAGCTGAAGTACGCGGGGTACGACCTCGTCATCATCGAGGGGAAGGCGGATAGCCCGGTTTACCTTAAGCTCAAAAACGGCGAGGCTGAGCTCGCCGACGCCGGGCATCTTTGGGGAAAGACCACCGCCGAGACCGAGGACGCCATCCGCGCCGAGTTCCACGGCGACGCCAAGGTCGCCTGCATCGGCCCGGCCGGTGAGTCGCTCGTGCGCTACGCCTGCATCGTGAACGACAAGCACCGTGCCGCCGGGCGCAGCGGTGTCGGCGCGGTCATGGGGAGCAAGAACCTGAAAGCCGTGGCGGTGCGCGGCACCGGCGGCGTTGCGACCGCCGACAACGCCGCCTTCCGCGCCGCCGCCCGCGACACCCTGAAGATGCTGCGTCAGCACCCGGTGACCTCGGAGGGGCTCCCGGCGCTCGGGACGGCGGTCCTCGTCAACATAATCAACCAAAGCGGCGGGCTGCCGACGCGCAACTCCCAGTGCGGCACCTTCGACAAGGCCGAGGAGATCTCGGGCGAGCGCCTGGCCCAGACCTATCTGAAGCGCAACAAGGGGTGCATGGGGTGCGTCATCGCCTGCGGGCGGGTGACGAGGCTTGCCGACCCGCGCTTTTCCGGTGCCGGTGAGGGGCCGGAGTACGAAACGCTCTGGTCGCTCGGTGCCGCCTGCGGCGTGTCGGACCTCGCCGCCATCGTCCATGCGAACTACCTCTGCGACGAGTACGGCATGGACACCATCACCATGGGGTCGACTGTTGCGTGCGCGATGGAGCTCTACGAGCGCGGCCTTCTCGCGGACGCGGACACCGGGATGCCCCTTAAGTTCGGCGACGCGGACGCGATGGTCAGGCTCGTGGAGATGACCGGCAAGGGGGAAGGCTTCGGCGTCAGGGCCGGGCTTGGCTCCTACCGCCTCGCGGAAAGCTGCGGCGCGCCGGAGCTTTCCATGTCGGTGAAGAAGCAGGAGTTCCCAGCCTACGACGGCAGGGCGATCCAGGGGATGGGGCTCGAGTACGCGACCAGTAACCGCGGCGCGTGCCACGTGCGCGGCTATCTCGTCTCCCCGGAGATCCTGGGTGTCCCGGAGAAACTCGATCCCGAAGCGGTGGCGGGTAAGGCGGTTTGGGCGAAGGCGTTCCAGGACGTGACCGCGGTGGTTGACTCCGCCGGCGTCTGCCTTTTCACCACCTTTGGCATCGGCATCCCGCAGGTGACGCGCCTTTTCAACGCGGCGACCGGCAACGGCTATTCCGACGAGCAGATGATGGAGATCGGCGACCGGATCTACACTTTAGAGCGCCTGTTCAACCTGAAGGCGGGGATCGACCCGTCCCAGGACACCCTTCCGAAACGGATCCTCGAGGAGCCGCTGCCGGACGGGCCGATGAAGGGGGCGGTGTCGCACCTGCCGGAGATGCTGGCGGAATACTACGACGTGCGTGGATGGGAGAAGGGGATTCCGATGGCGGAGAAGGTGAAGTCGCTGGGGCTTGCATAA
- a CDS encoding NAD(P)/FAD-dependent oxidoreductase has translation MTMLQFDIVIVGNSAAGLQAIRTIRRHNRTVRVALVDREPCPAYSRVLTPYFIGGKTPRENLYIVDLPYYAEMGVTTFFGKSALSLDPERLELGLSEGTTLRFGSLLLAMGSEARPFKNGSRRISTLRHMADAEKLASLLQPAKSVTALGAGLVSVPVLSHLPRDVERHLIVASGRIFSRLLDAESAALLEEHFEASGVILHKRDDITEVLEGERLQISLASGRRLSTDALVVGKGVVPNTRLAAGAGLAVKDGILVNERCRTSHPAVYAAGDAAQGRDFVTGETTVQGNWITAVEQGEVAACNMLGLEHVYEGSMKNNITEVFGLEVAAIGFCSDEAPRCIVHGSLASGRFRKVFLDERGRVIGAVVVGETNDSGLYYQMVRARLPFPGKRALQGENRYAGFMRQIA, from the coding sequence ATGACCATGTTGCAGTTCGACATCGTGATCGTCGGCAACAGCGCGGCGGGACTGCAGGCGATAAGGACCATCCGCCGCCACAACCGCACGGTGCGCGTAGCCCTCGTGGACCGGGAACCGTGTCCCGCCTATTCCCGGGTGCTCACGCCGTACTTCATCGGCGGGAAGACGCCCAGGGAGAACCTCTACATCGTGGATCTCCCCTACTACGCCGAGATGGGGGTGACCACCTTCTTCGGCAAAAGCGCCTTGTCCCTCGACCCTGAGCGCCTCGAGCTCGGCCTTTCGGAAGGCACGACGCTCAGGTTCGGCTCGCTCCTGCTTGCCATGGGGAGCGAGGCGCGCCCCTTCAAAAACGGTTCCCGGCGCATCAGTACGCTCAGGCACATGGCGGACGCGGAGAAGCTCGCCTCCCTTTTGCAACCGGCCAAAAGCGTCACCGCGCTCGGCGCGGGGCTCGTCAGCGTGCCGGTGCTCTCCCACCTCCCGCGGGACGTGGAGCGTCACCTGATCGTCGCCTCGGGGCGCATCTTCAGCCGTCTGCTCGACGCGGAGTCGGCGGCGCTTTTGGAGGAGCATTTCGAGGCTTCCGGGGTGATCCTGCACAAGCGGGACGACATCACCGAGGTCCTGGAAGGGGAGCGGCTGCAAATCTCCCTCGCCTCGGGGAGGAGGCTTTCGACCGACGCCCTCGTCGTGGGCAAGGGGGTGGTTCCCAACACGAGGCTTGCCGCCGGGGCGGGGCTCGCCGTTAAGGACGGCATCCTCGTCAACGAGCGGTGCCGCACCTCGCACCCGGCGGTCTATGCCGCGGGGGATGCGGCGCAGGGGAGGGATTTCGTCACCGGGGAGACGACGGTGCAGGGTAACTGGATCACCGCCGTCGAGCAGGGGGAGGTGGCGGCCTGCAACATGCTAGGACTCGAGCACGTCTATGAAGGGAGCATGAAAAACAACATCACCGAGGTGTTCGGCCTCGAGGTGGCGGCGATCGGGTTCTGTTCCGACGAGGCGCCGCGCTGCATCGTGCACGGCTCGCTCGCTTCCGGCCGCTTCCGCAAGGTCTTTCTCGACGAGAGGGGGCGGGTGATCGGCGCCGTGGTGGTGGGGGAGACCAACGATTCCGGGCTCTACTACCAGATGGTGCGCGCGAGACTGCCGTTTCCGGGAAAGCGGGCGCTGCAGGGGGAGAACCGGTACGCGGGCTTCATGCGGCAGATCGCCTGA
- a CDS encoding MoaD/ThiS family protein codes for MVLLQIYGTLRMMLGGRESVELPWHEGDTVGALLERFQAGERIPVTHKLVDDRRMLHTGTIILLNRRNVLHLDRLETPVRDGDVLALFPPGAGG; via the coding sequence ATGGTGCTTCTTCAGATTTACGGAACGCTGCGCATGATGCTCGGAGGAAGGGAGTCCGTGGAACTTCCCTGGCACGAGGGGGATACGGTGGGGGCGCTCCTGGAGCGCTTCCAGGCCGGTGAGCGGATTCCGGTGACGCACAAGCTCGTCGACGACCGGCGCATGCTGCACACGGGGACCATCATCCTGTTGAACCGGCGCAACGTCCTGCACCTGGACAGGCTGGAGACGCCGGTGCGGGACGGGGACGTCCTGGCGCTCTTTCCACCCGGTGCCGGAGGGTAG
- a CDS encoding HesA/MoeB/ThiF family protein, with amino-acid sequence MEGRYARQRLLWGDDRQRLIGESELIVAGVGGLGATVCQIMARAGVGRLHLFDDGAVALEDLHRQSLYGECDLGRKKVVVARERLQAINSTVEVVIHEERIGRGFAVPGGVRLVADCLDNYEGRFALWDALPVGCRLVHGGVQGDRGQVLTLVKGESQPLSEIYAGSVQPVGAIEVSPYSVFVIAGLMCSELCHVIGGAPKLLDRFLVVDLVDLSLSFLDV; translated from the coding sequence ATGGAGGGGCGTTACGCAAGACAGCGGCTTCTCTGGGGGGATGACCGGCAGCGCCTGATCGGGGAGAGCGAGCTTATCGTCGCAGGCGTCGGCGGTCTTGGCGCCACCGTCTGCCAGATCATGGCGCGTGCGGGGGTGGGGCGCCTGCATCTCTTTGATGACGGTGCGGTGGCCCTTGAGGATCTGCACCGCCAGAGCCTCTACGGGGAGTGCGATCTGGGCAGGAAAAAGGTGGTAGTGGCGCGGGAGCGCCTTCAGGCGATCAACTCTACGGTCGAGGTCGTGATTCACGAGGAGAGGATCGGCCGCGGTTTCGCCGTTCCCGGCGGTGTCCGGCTCGTCGCCGACTGTCTCGACAACTACGAAGGCCGTTTCGCGCTCTGGGACGCGCTGCCTGTTGGCTGCCGCCTGGTCCACGGCGGCGTGCAGGGGGACCGAGGGCAGGTGCTGACCCTGGTGAAAGGGGAGTCGCAGCCGCTTTCCGAGATCTACGCGGGGAGCGTGCAGCCGGTGGGGGCGATAGAGGTGAGCCCTTACAGCGTCTTCGTGATTGCGGGGCTCATGTGCAGCGAGCTTTGCCACGTCATCGGGGGCGCGCCGAAGCTTCTGGATCGGTTCCTGGTGGTCGATCTCGTCGACCTTTCCTTGTCTTTTCTCGACGTCTGA
- a CDS encoding glycosyltransferase family 4 protein: MKKIIVTEGWRFVPHSYACVNMWQCLELIRRDDVELYHRDLPYLKAEWTPSYRLFDAESTAALGALKAPDPAVHPEVLYRIDYPCNLAPVKAQRHFVFGTTEHGVVRPTMLAGNGDLPAQLAASDAVIVTPSNWSRAGFLRSGAPEERVIVVPHGVREDIFRPFAAADRDAVRKQMGWGDEFVVLSIGTMIGNKGIRYLLKAFAVVQQRYPRMKLCLKGLDGLYPSQKCLKECGDLLTREEAARLQASLVYIGETLSFHEMAALYNACDLYASPYMAEGFNLPVLEAAACGLPVICTAGGPTDDFIDDSFADRIASTPLHAAGGVMGLDPSLEHLVALLARTMERGVSREVKEAAAGWVRERYTWRHAVDKLLAAFFAR, encoded by the coding sequence GGCGCTTCGTACCCCACTCTTACGCCTGCGTCAACATGTGGCAGTGCCTTGAGCTCATCCGGCGTGATGACGTCGAGCTTTACCACCGCGACCTTCCCTATCTCAAGGCGGAGTGGACGCCGTCGTACCGTCTCTTCGACGCGGAGTCGACCGCCGCCCTCGGCGCGCTGAAGGCGCCCGATCCGGCCGTCCACCCCGAAGTCCTTTACAGGATCGACTACCCCTGCAACTTAGCGCCGGTCAAGGCGCAGCGCCACTTCGTCTTCGGCACCACCGAGCACGGCGTGGTGCGGCCGACGATGCTGGCGGGTAATGGGGACCTCCCTGCGCAGTTGGCCGCGTCGGACGCGGTCATCGTCACCCCGTCCAACTGGTCCCGGGCCGGCTTTCTCCGAAGCGGCGCCCCTGAGGAGCGGGTGATAGTGGTTCCCCACGGGGTGCGCGAAGACATCTTCAGGCCGTTTGCTGCGGCGGACCGGGACGCGGTCCGAAAGCAGATGGGATGGGGCGATGAGTTCGTCGTCCTGAGCATCGGGACCATGATTGGTAACAAGGGGATCCGGTATCTTCTGAAGGCGTTCGCCGTGGTGCAGCAGCGCTATCCGCGCATGAAGCTCTGCCTGAAGGGGCTCGACGGGCTCTACCCGTCGCAAAAGTGTCTCAAGGAATGCGGCGATCTCCTTACCCGGGAGGAAGCCGCGCGGCTGCAGGCATCGCTCGTCTATATCGGGGAAACCCTCTCTTTCCACGAGATGGCGGCCCTTTACAATGCGTGCGACCTCTACGCCTCCCCGTACATGGCCGAGGGGTTCAACCTGCCGGTACTGGAAGCGGCCGCCTGCGGCCTCCCCGTGATATGCACCGCAGGGGGCCCGACCGACGACTTCATCGATGACAGCTTTGCAGACAGGATAGCGAGCACTCCGCTGCACGCCGCAGGAGGCGTAATGGGGCTGGATCCGAGCCTCGAGCACCTGGTGGCGCTTCTGGCAAGGACGATGGAGCGCGGCGTGAGCCGCGAGGTGAAGGAAGCGGCCGCCGGATGGGTGCGTGAGCGTTACACCTGGCGCCACGCGGTCGACAAGCTGCTGGCAGCGTTCTTCGCCCGCTAG